In a genomic window of Chryseobacterium sp. G0162:
- a CDS encoding helix-turn-helix domain-containing protein — MDSNEISFENLPRAVAHLANEIAEIKFLVERKETTTIPPKRIPIDIEAACELIGKAKPTVYTLVRTRKIPCYKNGKKLYFFEDELLEWISQGKKKTLQEIQSEADANFKKNFRKSNGEFNQNSQR; from the coding sequence ATGGACAGCAATGAAATTTCATTCGAAAACCTGCCGAGAGCAGTGGCACATTTGGCTAACGAAATAGCCGAAATTAAATTTCTTGTGGAAAGAAAAGAAACAACTACAATTCCTCCAAAAAGAATTCCAATCGACATTGAAGCTGCGTGCGAATTAATTGGAAAAGCCAAACCAACGGTTTACACTTTAGTAAGAACTCGAAAAATTCCGTGTTACAAAAATGGTAAAAAACTCTATTTTTTTGAAGATGAATTATTAGAGTGGATTTCCCAAGGAAAAAAGAAAACCTTACAAGAAATTCAATCTGAAGCCGACGCCAATTTCAAGAAAAATTTCAGGAAATCGAATGGTGAGTTTAATCAAAATTCACAACGATGA